A window of Bacteroidota bacterium contains these coding sequences:
- a CDS encoding Crp/Fnr family transcriptional regulator — MDVSLLIASIGKHIKLETKEIDLLLSLLKERRIRKRQYLLQEGDVCKYTAFVNKGCLRSYCVGKNGVEHIFQFAPEGWWTGDIQSFNSQMPSTMNIDALEDSEIFLVSKADMDLFYEKVPKYERFSRIILENAFIAHQERIMQSICFTAAERYDYFCKKYPFLVQRLPQTQIASYLGLTPEFLSKLRRQLLK; from the coding sequence ATGGATGTATCACTACTCATTGCTAGTATTGGCAAGCACATAAAACTTGAAACCAAAGAAATTGATTTGCTGCTTTCCTTGTTAAAAGAAAGACGCATTCGCAAACGCCAATATTTGTTGCAAGAAGGTGATGTTTGTAAGTACACCGCATTCGTAAATAAGGGTTGCTTACGCTCTTATTGTGTAGGTAAAAATGGTGTTGAACATATTTTTCAATTCGCACCGGAAGGTTGGTGGACAGGTGACATACAAAGTTTTAACAGCCAAATGCCAAGCACCATGAATATAGATGCTTTGGAAGACTCAGAGATATTTTTGGTTTCGAAAGCAGACATGGATTTATTTTATGAAAAGGTTCCTAAGTATGAACGCTTTTCGAGAATAATTTTAGAGAATGCTTTTATTGCCCATCAAGAACGCATTATGCAAAGCATTTGTTTTACAGCAGCCGAACGCTATGATTATTTTTGCAAAAAATATCCCTTTCTGGTACAACGCCTGCCACAAACTCAAATTGCTTCCTACCTTGGCTTAACTCCCGAATTCCTTAGCAAGCTTCGTAGGCAATTGTTGAAGTAA
- a CDS encoding YceI family protein: MKTTKWGTDAAHSELQFKVKHMMITNVTGSFKVIKAEAEAEDDSFKHAKVSFTADASSVDTSNEQRDTHLKSADFFDVEKYPSLSFVSTEYDASSGKINGNLTIKGITKAVSLDVEFAGTNKDPWGNEKAGFTISGKINRKEWDLGWNAALETGGVLVSEEVRINAEIQLVKQAA; the protein is encoded by the coding sequence ATGAAAACAACAAAATGGGGCACCGATGCAGCACACAGTGAATTACAATTTAAGGTAAAACACATGATGATTACTAATGTTACCGGAAGTTTTAAAGTTATAAAAGCAGAAGCGGAAGCAGAAGATGATAGTTTTAAGCATGCTAAGGTTTCCTTTACCGCCGATGCTTCTTCAGTGGATACAAGCAACGAACAAAGAGATACACATTTAAAAAGTGCAGATTTTTTTGATGTAGAAAAATATCCTTCCTTGAGTTTTGTATCAACGGAATATGATGCCTCTAGTGGAAAAATAAATGGCAATCTCACCATAAAAGGAATTACAAAAGCAGTTAGCCTCGATGTTGAATTTGCCGGAACCAACAAAGATCCTTGGGGAAATGAAAAAGCCGGATTTACAATTTCAGGCAAAATTAACCGTAAAGAATGGGATTTAGGATGGAATGCTGCGCTAGAAACAGGTGGCGTTTTAGTAAGCGAAGAAGTGCGCATCAATGCTGAAATTCAATTGGTGAAGCAAGCTGCCTAA